The following coding sequences lie in one Hippopotamus amphibius kiboko isolate mHipAmp2 chromosome 17, mHipAmp2.hap2, whole genome shotgun sequence genomic window:
- the CRK gene encoding adapter molecule crk isoform X5, translated as MAGNFDSEERSSWYWGRLSRQEAVALLQGQRHGVFLVRDSSTSPGDYVLSVSENSRVSHYIINSSGPRPPVPPSPAQPPPGVSPSRLRIGDQEFDSLPALLEFYKIHYLDTTTLIEPVSRSRQGSGVILRQEEAEYVRALFDFNGNDEEDLPFKKGDILRIRDKPEEQWWNAEDSEGKRGMIPVPYVEKYRPASASVSALIGEKHRCRAAAFSSRGDEF; from the exons ATGGCGGGGAACTTCGACTCGGAGGAGCGGAGCAGCTGGTACTGGGGGCGGCTGAGTCGGCAGGAGGCGGTGGCGCTGTTGCAGGGCCAGCGGCACGGGGTGTTCCTGGTGCGGGACTCGAGCACCAGCCCCGGGGACTATGTGCTCAGCGTTTCCGAGAACTCGCGCGTCTCCCACTACATCATCAACAGCAGCGGCCCGCGCCCGCCGGTGCCACCGTCGCCCGCCCAGCCTCCGCCCG GGGTGAGCCCCTCCAGACTCCGAATAGGAGATCAAGAATTTGATTCATTGCCTGCTTTACTGGAATTCTACAAAATACACTATTTGGACACTACAACGTTGATAGAACCAGTTTCCAGATCCAGGCAGGGTAGTGGAGTGATTCTCAGGCAGGAGGAGGCGGAGTATGTACGAGCCCTCTTTGACTTTAATGGGAATGATGAGGAAGATCTTCCCTTTAAGAAAGGAGACATCCTGAGAATCCGGGATAAACCTGAAGAGCAGTGGTGGAATGCGGAGGACAGCGAAGGCAAGAGGGGGATGATTCCAGTCCCTTACGTCGAGAAGTATAGACCTGCCTCCGCCTCAGTATCGGCTCTGATTGGAG
- the CRK gene encoding adapter molecule crk isoform X7, with amino-acid sequence MAGNFDSEERSSWYWGRLSRQEAVALLQGQRHGVFLVRDSSTSPGDYVLSVSENSRVSHYIINSSGPRPPVPPSPAQPPPGVSPSRLRIGDQEFDSLPALLEFYKIHYLDTTTLIEPVSRSRQGSGVILRQEEAEYVRALFDFNGNDEEDLPFKKGDILRIRDKPEEQWWNAEDSEGKRGMIPVPYVEKYRPASASVSALIGG; translated from the exons ATGGCGGGGAACTTCGACTCGGAGGAGCGGAGCAGCTGGTACTGGGGGCGGCTGAGTCGGCAGGAGGCGGTGGCGCTGTTGCAGGGCCAGCGGCACGGGGTGTTCCTGGTGCGGGACTCGAGCACCAGCCCCGGGGACTATGTGCTCAGCGTTTCCGAGAACTCGCGCGTCTCCCACTACATCATCAACAGCAGCGGCCCGCGCCCGCCGGTGCCACCGTCGCCCGCCCAGCCTCCGCCCG GGGTGAGCCCCTCCAGACTCCGAATAGGAGATCAAGAATTTGATTCATTGCCTGCTTTACTGGAATTCTACAAAATACACTATTTGGACACTACAACGTTGATAGAACCAGTTTCCAGATCCAGGCAGGGTAGTGGAGTGATTCTCAGGCAGGAGGAGGCGGAGTATGTACGAGCCCTCTTTGACTTTAATGGGAATGATGAGGAAGATCTTCCCTTTAAGAAAGGAGACATCCTGAGAATCCGGGATAAACCTGAAGAGCAGTGGTGGAATGCGGAGGACAGCGAAGGCAAGAGGGGGATGATTCCAGTCCCTTACGTCGAGAAGTATAGACCTGCCTCCGCCTCAGTATCGGCTCTGATTGGAG
- the CRK gene encoding adapter molecule crk isoform X6 — MAGNFDSEERSSWYWGRLSRQEAVALLQGQRHGVFLVRDSSTSPGDYVLSVSENSRVSHYIINSSGPRPPVPPSPAQPPPGVSPSRLRIGDQEFDSLPALLEFYKIHYLDTTTLIEPVSRSRQGSGVILRQEEAEYVRALFDFNGNDEEDLPFKKGDILRIRDKPEEQWWNAEDSEGKRGMIPVPYVEKYRPASASVSALIGGR, encoded by the exons ATGGCGGGGAACTTCGACTCGGAGGAGCGGAGCAGCTGGTACTGGGGGCGGCTGAGTCGGCAGGAGGCGGTGGCGCTGTTGCAGGGCCAGCGGCACGGGGTGTTCCTGGTGCGGGACTCGAGCACCAGCCCCGGGGACTATGTGCTCAGCGTTTCCGAGAACTCGCGCGTCTCCCACTACATCATCAACAGCAGCGGCCCGCGCCCGCCGGTGCCACCGTCGCCCGCCCAGCCTCCGCCCG GGGTGAGCCCCTCCAGACTCCGAATAGGAGATCAAGAATTTGATTCATTGCCTGCTTTACTGGAATTCTACAAAATACACTATTTGGACACTACAACGTTGATAGAACCAGTTTCCAGATCCAGGCAGGGTAGTGGAGTGATTCTCAGGCAGGAGGAGGCGGAGTATGTACGAGCCCTCTTTGACTTTAATGGGAATGATGAGGAAGATCTTCCCTTTAAGAAAGGAGACATCCTGAGAATCCGGGATAAACCTGAAGAGCAGTGGTGGAATGCGGAGGACAGCGAAGGCAAGAGGGGGATGATTCCAGTCCCTTACGTCGAGAAGTATAGACCTGCCTCCGCCTCAGTATCGGCTCTGATTGGAG